The following are encoded in a window of Physeter macrocephalus isolate SW-GA chromosome 9, ASM283717v5, whole genome shotgun sequence genomic DNA:
- the NR5A1 gene encoding steroidogenic factor 1, whose amino-acid sequence MDYSYDEDLDELCPVCGDKVSGYHYGLLTCESCKGFFKRTVQNNKHYTCTESQSCKIDKTQRKRCPFCRFQKCLTVGMRLEAVRADRMRGGRNKFGPMYKRDRALKQQKKAQIRANGFKLETGPPMGVPPPPPPPPDYMLPPGLHAPEPKGLASGPPAGPLGDFGAPVLPMAVPSAHGPLAGYLYPAFPGRAIKSEYPEPYASPPQPGPPYGFPEPFSGGPGVPELILQLLQLEPDEDQVRARIVGCLQEPAKGRPDQPAPFSLLCRMADQTFISIVDWARRCMVFKELEVADQMTLLQNCWSELLVFDHIYRQIQHGKEGSILLVTGQEVELTMVAAQAGSLLHSLVLRAQELVLQLHALQLDRQEFVCLKFLILFSLDVKFLNNHSLVKDAQEKANAALLDYTLCHYPHCGDKFQQLLLCLVEVRALSMQAKEYLYHKHLGNEMPRNNLLIEMLQAKQT is encoded by the exons ATGGACTATTCGTACGACGAGGACCTGGACGAGCTGTGCCCCGTCTGTGGGGACAAGGTGTCCGGCTACCACTACGGGCTGCTCACATGCGAGAGTTGCAAG ggctTCTTCAAGCGCACGGTGCAGAACAACAAGCACTACACGTGCACCGAGAGCCAGAGCTGCAAGATCGACAAGACGCAGCGCAAGCGCTGTCCCTTCTGCCGCTTCCAGAAGTGCCTGACGGTGGGGATGCGCCTGGAAG CCGTGCGCGCTGACCGCATGCGGGGAGGCCGGAACAAGTTTGGGCCCATGTACAAGCGGGACCGGGCCCTGAAGCAACAGAAGAAGGCACAGATTCGAGCCAATGGCTTCAAGCTGGAGACAGGCCCCCCAATGGGGGTGCccccgccaccccctcccccgccggaCTACATGCTGCCCCCTGGCCTGCATGCACCTGAGCCCAAGGGCCTGGCCTCTGGTCCACCTGCTGGGCCACTGGGCGACTTTGGGGCCCCAGTGCTGCCTATGGCTGTGCCCAGCGCCCACGGGCCACTGGCTGGCTACCTCTATCCTGCCTTCCCTGGCCGCGCCATCAAGTCTGAGTACCCGGAGCCCTACGCCAGCCCCCCACAGCCCGGGCCGCCCTATGGCTTCCCAGAACCCTTCTCCGGAGGGCCTGGTGTGCCCGAGCTCAtcctgcagctgctgcagctggAGCCAGACGAGGACCAGGTACGGGCGCGCATCGTGGGCTGCCTGCAGGAACCGGCCAAAGGCCGCCCCGACCAGCCTGCACCCTTCAGCCTCCTGTGCAGGATGGCTGACCAGACCTTCATCTCCATCGTGGACTGGGCACGCAGGTGCATGGTCTTCAAGGAGCTGGAG GTGGCCGACCAGATGACACTACTGCAGAACTGCTGGAGTGAGCTGCTGGTGTTCGACCACATCTACCGTCAGATCCAACATGGCAAGGAGGGCAGCATCCTGCTGGTCACTGGGCAGGAG GTGGAGCTGACCATGGTGGCCGCCCAGGCAGGCTCCCTGCTTCACAGCCTGGTGCTTCGGGCGCAGGAGCTGGTGCTGCAGCTGCACGCGCTGCAGCTGGACCGCCAGGAGTTCGTCTGCCTCAAGTTCCTCATCCTCTTCAGCCTCG ATGTGAAGTTCCTGAATAACCACAGCCTGGTGAAGGACGCTCAGGAGAAGGCCAATGCCGCCCTGCTCGATTACACCCTGTGCCACTACCCGCACTGCGGAGACAAGTtccagcagctgctgctgtgCCTGGTGGAGGTGCGGGCGCTGAGCATGCAGGCCAAGGAATACCTGTACCACAAGCACCTGGGCAACGAGATGCCCCGAAACAACCTGCTCATCGAGATGCTGCAGGCCAAGCAGACCTGA